Within Bradymonas sediminis, the genomic segment TCTCTTTTCCCATATGCTCCGGAACCAGCTCGAAGCTCACGCGGTATTCGGTGGTATCCGGTGAGATCTGAAGCTGGCGGGTTTGCAGGAGTTGGCCTTCGCGGCGCAGCTCTACCTGCACGGTCGGGGTGTTCAGGCCGATAATTTGCAGGTCGACGTCGATGCTCACCTTGTTGTGAATATAGGCGAAGTCGTCGTGATGAACGCGGGTGATGGCCAGGTCGCGCAGTGATTCGGCCGAGGCGGCGGCGAGCGTGTTGAGCGGGGCGTCGAGATTCTTAAGGGTCTCGAGCGTCGCCTGGTCGAGCTCCTCGCCGCGCTGGATGCGCCGCCCGAGCGCGCCGGTGTCGATGCCATCGGAGATGAGGATCATGCCGCCCAGGTTCTGCGGGTCGATATGGTCGGTGAGCGCGTCAAAGGATAGGCCGATTTCGGTCGCGTCGGCGCTCGGCGTAGCCGCCTGAAGCGCCGTCAATGAGGACGGGCGCAGGCCGTCGCCGACGCTAAAATAATGGAAGTTATGATCTTCTTTTCCGCGCTCAATCAGCGGCTTTAGACCGTCGAGCGCCTCGGTCGCGCGCTGGTAGCGTGTGCCTTCGCTGTCGGCCTCGGCGCGCAAGCCCATCGACTTGCTGGTGTCGACCATGACGACCACGTCGTTCTTCACCTTCGAGATATGCTTGAGGTCGATCGCCGGTTCAAGGAGCAGCAGCACCGCCAGGGCGTAGACCGCCACGCGCAGCCCCACCAGGGTCCAGCGGCGCAGCGCCCGCAGGTTGCGCAAATCATAGGCGCTGATCGCGAAGATGACCGTCCCGAGCACCACCAGCATCGTGATCCAGGCGGGGCTCCAATCGCCCAGCCACAGCAGGTCCCCTGCGTTATAGTCCCCGAAGGAAAAATCCCCGAAAGTAATCATCGTGTCAGCCGCATAAGTGACGAGGCGTCGAAAGAAGCGCGCTCATAAGAGAGGCGCCTCATTAAGCATAAGAGTTGGCGGTCGGTTGGTCGGCTCAATTCACCTTCCATTGGCGCCGCTCCAGGATAAACGGAACGTGGACCTGATCAGCCTTATAATTGATGGTCAGCGCGTACATCACCAGGTTGATGCCCATGCGAAAGGCCATCTCGCGCTGGCGCTCGCCGCCGGGGCTTACGTCGAATTGCCAATTGCCGAAGTTATCGCGCGCCAGCGCCCCCATCAGATCGTTGGGGCAAACCACCACCATCAGGCGGTCGCGGTCGAAGATACCGCGCATGGTCGGCGCGACTTTGACCCGGCCCAGCGGCTCATCGATGAGGTAGAATGAGTTATAGAGCACATGCCCCTTGGGGATCACGGTGAGTTTTTTATCCGGCAAGATTCGCTTCAGCTCGCGCTCGGCCGACTGCATAAATGGGCCGGAGCTGACGCCCTCTGCCGAGTCAACCAGCAGGAATCCGCCGGCCTGAAGATAGGTGCGAAGATTCTCGACGACCTTGTCCTCGAGCGCCGGGATCGCCGCGTCCCCGGCCAGCGACAAGAATGGGTTATCGAAGAGGTCCGAGCCTCGCCCGTCGATGATGGGCACGTCGGTGTTCACCGAGATGCTCGTGCGCTTGGCGACCTCGAAGAGCAGGCGGCGAATCCCCGAGGGCCGCGGGTCCCAGCCCTGCGCGGCGTATTTGAACTTGGCGATGCTGAAGTTCGTGCTCTCACCCATCGCCTGCGCCTCCGAAGACAGCAGGGCGTTGGGCAGCAGTCCACCTAATCCGGCCAGGGCCAGCGCTTTTAGGAAATCACGTCGGTTCATAGGATTCAGGTCTTCGCTAGGTTCAAAGGGCCTTCTAAAAAAGAGGTTCTCTTTAGGGATGTCTCCATCAGACATTCAAGAGAACCGTTCGTCTTCCTGCAGGAACATAGGTCGGATGCCTATCCATTCCAAGTCGCTCAAAAAGCCACCAGTATAGAGGCGCGACCCGGCGAGCGACCTTGGAATCTCAGGGCATTCGCATCGTTTCGCCCGGGGCGAGGCTGTGGAAGCGCGTCGCGTCGCGTCGCGCTTCTGCTCGCTTATAAGGTTGCGCAATACTTCCACGCCGTGGTTTAGCGGTTTGTTGCTCAAATCAAAGGCCCCCCAATGCATCGGCACGAAATGGCGGGCGTCGAGGGTGTCGAAGACCTGCAGGGCTTCGGCCGGGTTCATATGATTAAAACGCACAAACCAGCGCGGTTCATAGGCTCCGATGGGCAGTATCGCCACATCAATCTGGGGAATACCCGCGAAGCCGCCTCGAATCCGCCGTAATAGCCGGAGTCCCCGATATGGTAAATGGTGTGTGTGTTGGATTGGAGCATCCATCCGCCCCAGAAAACGCAATCTATATCAAAAAAAAAAAGACGCTTATGCCAGTGCTGGGAGGGCAAAAAGCTGAGCGCGAGTGAGTCGCTCCCAAGCTCGACCCGGTCCCACCAATCCTCCTCTCGAACCGTTTTGAGTCCACTGGGTATCTTCGATGATAGTCCAAGCGGGCACAGAAGTGTGATATGCGCGCACTGGGCGGCGCCGGGATGCGCGGGTATCATGCGGGCATCGTTGACATTTGTCATCTGTGTCGCTAGTGATTGCGGTTCGCTGCGGCTGTCGAAATTTTCGATCGCCGCAAGTTATATTATAGCAAGCCTTTGCCCCGGCAAGCGACGCTATTATTCGTTTCGAATCCCTAGAAGCAAGACCCGCTATGGCTGCGTTTCAAATTGAGCTGAAACATCTGGAGAGGAATCCGGTCGAGAAGGATTTTCGCCCCAGCGCGGAAGCGCTTAAGGCGCTTTTCGACGATATCTCCGACGACTTTCGTCTGACAAATTTCGACGGATTTCAAGCCAAGGTTCGCGCGCAGATGAGCGACTCTACCGTTCATATTAACGGCGAGGCGAAGGCTCAGTTTGAGTATAAATGCGGACGATGCCTGGACGCGCAGCGATTCGATATCGACACCGAGATCGATTTTGTCTTGATGTCTGAGGCAGTGTGGTCTAGTTCCTACGCCGGCCATGAAGAGATTGAATTGAGCGAGGCTGACCTCGACGTCAATTTCTACACCGGTGATTCCGTCGATATTGGCGAGTTGATTCGCGAGGCAATTCTGTTGCAATTGCCGGCTTTCCCGCGATGCCCGTCGGATATCAGCGATAAATGCGATGCCCGTTATAATGAACGCATTGGAACGGAAGCGCTCGAAGTGCTTGAGCAGAACTCCTTAGACCTTCGCATGTCGGCGTTTCGCCAACTTGAGATTGCCGAAGACGGCAAACTCAGGAAGAAGGGCAACGGAAAAAAATCGGATTGAGGCCGTATATTTCGGTTCTTATATATAATGACGGGTCGCCGCGCACGAAATGGATTTCGGCGAGGCGTCCCATTTAAATAACATACCAAGGAGACTCAAATGGCAGTTCCAAAGAAACGTAAATCGCAAGCAAAAACCCGTTCGCGCCGCTCGGCCAACATGAAAATGGTCGCTCCGCAGTCGCAGCGCTGCCCCGATTGCTTCGCTCCGAAGCGTTCGCACCGTGTTTGCGGTGAGTGTGGCACCTATAAGGGTGAGCAGATCATCGAAGTTTGGGAATACTGAGTCAGTTTTATGACGAAGGCACCCACAGGCCAGGACGCATGCGTGCAGGTCGCAATCGCCTCGGATCACGCGGGCGTTGAGCTCAAAGCAGCCTTGGCTGAGTGGCTCATCGCGCGCGGTGTTTCGTTGCGAGACCTGGGTCCGCAGGACGGCCAGTCGGTCGATTACCCCGATTATGCGAAACGCCTGGGCGACGAAGTCGTCCAAGGTCGGGCGCAGAAAGGGGTATTAATTTGTGGGTCTGGTGTGGGCGTTTCCATCGCGGTCAATAAGGTCGCGGGGGTTCGCGCGGCGCTTGTCAGCGAGCCGCTCTCGGCGAGCCTGGCGCGCCAGCACAACGACGCCAACGTCATTTGTCTTGGAGCGCGCATCGTCGGTGAGGCGATGGCGCGCGCCTGCGTGCAGGCATTTTTGGACGGTGAGTTTGACCCCGGCGATGACGGGCGCCACCAGCGCCGCGTGGATAAAATCGCGGCGGTTCGCGCATCTTCGACGCCCTGAATCCAGCCATCATCCTCCGCATGCCCCTGCCGCGACGCTTCGACAACGCATCTATGCCCGCGCAAATTCGACCCCACGCCCATGTGGGTTTCTTTCGTTCAATCTGAGATAGATTATCATGCGTTGCCCGTTTTGTGCCCACCAGGAGGACCGCGTTGTTGACTCCCGCGCTTCCCGGGAGGCGGATTCAATTCGGCGCCGGCGCGAATGCTTGAATTGCGAGCGGCGTTTCACGACGTATGAGCGCGTCGAAGAAGCCTTTCCTCAGATCATCAAATCCGACAAATCTCGCGAAGACTATGACCGGGCGAAGCTGCGCCGGGGACTGCGTATCGCGTGCATCAAGCGGCCGATTTCGATCGAGCAGATCGACGCGGTGGTCGACGCCGTCGAGTGCCAGATGGTCGCGTTGCCCGGGCGAGAAGTCTCCAGTGATTGGATTGGCTCGGCGGTGACGAGCGAGCTGCGCGACCTTGACCCGGTTGCTTATATCCGCTTTGCGAGCGTCTATCGGGCGTTTAGCGACATTCACGCGTTTCTTGAGGAATTACGCGGCATGGATGTGGGTTCGTCGCATGCAGGCGGCGCAGGTGACCAGGATGCGCGCGCGGCCGACGATAATAATCTAGATAATAAATCGAGTTGAGAAAGCGATGACTTCTGCCGACAAACTCACGGCTGCGGAGCGCAGCGCGGCTGAGCGCCTGATGGCCGAGGCGCTGCGCGAGGCGGCGCGCGCCAGCGGGCGAACGCATCCCAATCCGCTGGTCGGGTGCGTGCTGGTGCGCGACGGTGAGATTGTGTCGCGCGGCTATCATAGGCGCGCGGGGACGGCCCACGCTGAGGTCGCCGCACTCCAGGCCCTCGACGGCTCCGCCGAGGGGTGCGACGCCTATATTAATCTCGAGCCTTGCTGCCATGTCGGGCGCACCGGGCCGTGCACCGGCGCGCTGATTGAAGCCGGAATTGCGCGCGTCTTTGTGGGCACCCTCGACCCTGATCCGCGCGTGAGCGGCCAGGGCGTTGAGATCCTGCGCAAGGCCGGCATCGAGGTCTTCTGCGGCGTGCTCGAAGCTGAGTCTCGTCGGCTCAATCGCGCTTATTTTAAGCGCATCACCACCGGGTTTCCCTGGGTGACGGTGAAATATGCGATGACCCTCGATGGGAAAATCGCCAGCAAGACGGGGGACTCCGCCTGGATCTCGAGCGAAGCCTCACGCGAGCGCGTTCATCAATTGCGCGACACACACGACGCAATCCTGGTCGGCACAAAGACCTTGATTCACGATAATCCACGACTTAACTGCCGCGTCGAGGGTGGGCGAGACCCGCTGCGCGTGGTGCTCGACACGCGCCTCGAAGCGCCGCTGGAGTCGACGGTTTTTGACCCGGACTACTCATCGGCGACCACGCTCGTCGCGGTTGGCCCGGGCGCGCCCGGCGCAAAGCGCGAGGCGCTTGAGGCGCGGGGCGTTGAGGTCGTCGAGGTGGCCGTTGACGCCAACGGGCATCTTGAGTTTAGCGAGTTATTCGCCGAGCTGAGTCGCCGCGGCATTATGAGCATCCTCATCGAAGGCGGCAGCCAGGTGCTCGGCAGTCTTTTCGACCAGCAGTGGGTCGACGAGGTCTACGCCTTTGTCTGCCCGAAGATCGTCGGCGGCGCCCAGGCGCATACCGCGGTGGCAGGCGAGGGCGTCTCGGGCATGCGCGACGCGATGGCGCTTGAGTCGCTCGAGATCGAGGTCATCGACGGCCATGACGTGCTGATTCGGGGGGAAGTCCCCGCCGATAAGCGCGCCCACGTCGGGACCTGAGGCGTCGCGCCCGAAGTTGCGTATATTCCCCTCCATTCTATGAGGTCAGACTGCATGTTTACCGGACTTGTTACAGACGTCGGCACGATTAATTCGATCACCCAGGGATCTGAGAATTGTACGATCGTTTTGCGCACCGCCTACGACACCGACGATCTCGAGCTTGGCGAGAGTATCGCCGTGGACGGCGCGTGTTTGACGGTCACGAAGATCGGCAATGACCACTTTTTCGTCGAGGTAAGCCCCGAGACCCTGAGTCGCACGACCCTGGGGGAGCGGCGCGCCGGCGACAGGGTTCACCTGGAGCGGGCGCTGCGCGTCGGCGACCGGCTCGGCGGGCATATGATGCAGGGGCATGTCGATGGCGTGGGGAAACTCGTGGGGCGCCAGCGCGATAAGAACGCCTGGCTGCTCGACTTTGAGGCCCCCGAGAGCATCGCGCGCTACCTGATCGAAAAGGGCTCCATCGCCATCGACGGGGTCAGCTTGACCGTGAATTCTGTGACGAATACTCGGTTTGGGGTTGCCATCATCCCGCATACCACCGATAAGACCAACCTTGGCGGGTACCGGGTCGGGCGCAGCGTAAATTTAGAGGCCGATATGATCGGCAAATATGTCGAAAAGCTGGCCGCCGGCGCCCGGGATGATTCGCAGGACGGGCAGAATAATCGGTCGCAGACTCCACCAACGCGTCTTACGACGGCGCGGCTCAAAGATATGGGATTTTGATCATGAATGAGGCATTAAAACGAGTTGAACTTGCTATCAAGGCGATCCGTGCCGGTAAAATGGTCATCTTAGTGGATGATGAAGACCGGGAGAACGAGGGCGACCTGGTGATGGCGGCTGAGAAAGTCACGCCGGAGGCCATCAACTTCATGGCAACGTACGGCCGCGGCCTGATCTGTTTGACCATGACGGGCAGCGCGCTCGACGCGCTTGAGATTCCGATGATGGTCGACGGGCGGCGCAACGACAGCCAATTTGGCACCGCGTTCACGGTGAGCATCGAGGCGCGCGAGGGCATTTCGACCGGTATCTCGGCGGCCGACCGCGCGCGCACCATTCAGGTCGCGGTCGCCGACGGCACCAAGGCCTCGGATTTGGTCACGCCCGGGCATATCTTCCCGCTTCGCGCCCGCGAAGGCGGCGTCCTGGTGCGCACCGGACAGACCGAAGGCAGCGTCGACCTGGCGCGCATCGCAGGCCTTAAGTCCGCCGGCGTCATCTGCGAGATCATGAACGCCGATGGTACGATGGCGCGGCGCCCCGAGTTGGAGGTCTTCTCTAAAGAGCACGACGTGCCGATCCTGTCGGTCGCCGATATCATCGACTACCGCCTGCGCCGCGAGAGCCTGATCGAGGTGCTCCAAGACGCGGAATTCCCGACGAAATACGCCGGTGACTGGCGGGTAAAAGTGGTGCGTAGCCAGTTGGACGGCGCGGAGCATTTTGTGTTCGTCTGCGGAAACCCGACGCCTGACCAGGCCACGCTCGTTCGCGTGCAGCACCGCTCGAGCTCGCTTGATGTTTTCCTGAAAGAGGATGATTCCAAGTCGAAGACGCTGGCCGACTCGATGGCGATGATCAGCCGTGAGGGCCTCGGGGTAATCGTATACCTCGACAAGGAGCCGAGTAGCGCGCTTGATGTCCTGCGCAGCCACGGCATCGCCGAGGCCGACCCGCATCTTGACGGAGACACCGGCGATATCAACCAGCCCGCCGCATATATCAGTGAGATCGGCATCGGCGCCCAGATCCTCGCCTATGTGGGCGTGGGCAAGATGCGGGTGCTCACCAATAATCCGAAAAAGCTGGTCGGCCTCGACGGCTATGGCCTGGAAGTGCTTGAGCAGGTTGCGATTTCTAAAGATTGATAAAATACTAGCCCCCGGCGCGCGAGCCCCTAAAGGTTCGCTTTAACCTCTCCC encodes:
- a CDS encoding DUF4159 domain-containing protein; its protein translation is MNRRDFLKALALAGLGGLLPNALLSSEAQAMGESTNFSIAKFKYAAQGWDPRPSGIRRLLFEVAKRTSISVNTDVPIIDGRGSDLFDNPFLSLAGDAAIPALEDKVVENLRTYLQAGGFLLVDSAEGVSSGPFMQSAERELKRILPDKKLTVIPKGHVLYNSFYLIDEPLGRVKVAPTMRGIFDRDRLMVVVCPNDLMGALARDNFGNWQFDVSPGGERQREMAFRMGINLVMYALTINYKADQVHVPFILERRQWKVN
- a CDS encoding MBL fold metallo-hydrolase, producing MRGGFAGIPQIDVAILPIGAYEPRWFVRFNHMNPAEALQVFDTLDARHFVPMHWGAFDLSNKPLNHGVEVLRNLISEQKRDATRRASTASPRAKRCECPEIPRSLAGSRLYTGGFLSDLEWIGIRPMFLQEDERFS
- a CDS encoding MBL fold metallo-hydrolase; amino-acid sequence: MTNVNDARMIPAHPGAAQCAHITLLCPLGLSSKIPSGLKTVREEDWWDRVELGSDSLALSFLPSQHWHKRLFFFDIDCVFWGGWMLQSNTHTIYHIGDSGYYGGFEAASRVFPRLMWRYCPSEPMNRAGLCVLII
- a CDS encoding YceD family protein, producing the protein MAAFQIELKHLERNPVEKDFRPSAEALKALFDDISDDFRLTNFDGFQAKVRAQMSDSTVHINGEAKAQFEYKCGRCLDAQRFDIDTEIDFVLMSEAVWSSSYAGHEEIELSEADLDVNFYTGDSVDIGELIREAILLQLPAFPRCPSDISDKCDARYNERIGTEALEVLEQNSLDLRMSAFRQLEIAEDGKLRKKGNGKKSD
- the rpmF gene encoding 50S ribosomal protein L32, with the translated sequence MAVPKKRKSQAKTRSRRSANMKMVAPQSQRCPDCFAPKRSHRVCGECGTYKGEQIIEVWEY
- the rpiB gene encoding ribose 5-phosphate isomerase B; translated protein: MQVAIASDHAGVELKAALAEWLIARGVSLRDLGPQDGQSVDYPDYAKRLGDEVVQGRAQKGVLICGSGVGVSIAVNKVAGVRAALVSEPLSASLARQHNDANVICLGARIVGEAMARACVQAFLDGEFDPGDDGRHQRRVDKIAAVRASSTP
- the nrdR gene encoding transcriptional regulator NrdR, with protein sequence MRCPFCAHQEDRVVDSRASREADSIRRRRECLNCERRFTTYERVEEAFPQIIKSDKSREDYDRAKLRRGLRIACIKRPISIEQIDAVVDAVECQMVALPGREVSSDWIGSAVTSELRDLDPVAYIRFASVYRAFSDIHAFLEELRGMDVGSSHAGGAGDQDARAADDNNLDNKSS
- the ribD gene encoding bifunctional diaminohydroxyphosphoribosylaminopyrimidine deaminase/5-amino-6-(5-phosphoribosylamino)uracil reductase RibD; this translates as MTSADKLTAAERSAAERLMAEALREAARASGRTHPNPLVGCVLVRDGEIVSRGYHRRAGTAHAEVAALQALDGSAEGCDAYINLEPCCHVGRTGPCTGALIEAGIARVFVGTLDPDPRVSGQGVEILRKAGIEVFCGVLEAESRRLNRAYFKRITTGFPWVTVKYAMTLDGKIASKTGDSAWISSEASRERVHQLRDTHDAILVGTKTLIHDNPRLNCRVEGGRDPLRVVLDTRLEAPLESTVFDPDYSSATTLVAVGPGAPGAKREALEARGVEVVEVAVDANGHLEFSELFAELSRRGIMSILIEGGSQVLGSLFDQQWVDEVYAFVCPKIVGGAQAHTAVAGEGVSGMRDAMALESLEIEVIDGHDVLIRGEVPADKRAHVGT
- a CDS encoding riboflavin synthase, with the protein product MFTGLVTDVGTINSITQGSENCTIVLRTAYDTDDLELGESIAVDGACLTVTKIGNDHFFVEVSPETLSRTTLGERRAGDRVHLERALRVGDRLGGHMMQGHVDGVGKLVGRQRDKNAWLLDFEAPESIARYLIEKGSIAIDGVSLTVNSVTNTRFGVAIIPHTTDKTNLGGYRVGRSVNLEADMIGKYVEKLAAGARDDSQDGQNNRSQTPPTRLTTARLKDMGF
- the ribB gene encoding 3,4-dihydroxy-2-butanone-4-phosphate synthase, whose amino-acid sequence is MNEALKRVELAIKAIRAGKMVILVDDEDRENEGDLVMAAEKVTPEAINFMATYGRGLICLTMTGSALDALEIPMMVDGRRNDSQFGTAFTVSIEAREGISTGISAADRARTIQVAVADGTKASDLVTPGHIFPLRAREGGVLVRTGQTEGSVDLARIAGLKSAGVICEIMNADGTMARRPELEVFSKEHDVPILSVADIIDYRLRRESLIEVLQDAEFPTKYAGDWRVKVVRSQLDGAEHFVFVCGNPTPDQATLVRVQHRSSSLDVFLKEDDSKSKTLADSMAMISREGLGVIVYLDKEPSSALDVLRSHGIAEADPHLDGDTGDINQPAAYISEIGIGAQILAYVGVGKMRVLTNNPKKLVGLDGYGLEVLEQVAISKD